A region of Toxorhynchites rutilus septentrionalis strain SRP chromosome 1, ASM2978413v1, whole genome shotgun sequence DNA encodes the following proteins:
- the LOC129782482 gene encoding uncharacterized protein LOC129782482: protein MEKDHILRENILRQIREYQVKGYAHRASPEEMTNFDPRRIWFLPLGAVVNPKKPGKVRLIWDASSKVDGISLNTLLLKGPDELTSLLHVLFRFRQFPVAVTADIKEMFHQLKIRGMDKCAQLFLWRDDPGKQPDVAVFGATCSPAMAQYVKNVNAKRFSQDFPRAVEGIIQCHYVDDYLDSFLTIEEAKKVASEVKAIHKSGGFEIRGWGSNFDEIPFYLGEPKETVVKNLGVMNGEETERVLGMQWLTERDELKYSTEMRADITDLIASSAIPTKRQVLRCLMTLFDPLGLAAPYVVHGKILLQDIWRAGSDWDEPIAESSFERWQIWTAMLRSINGVRIPRSYFRSISGECMHDIQIHTFVDASPAAYACVSYLRVVNSDGKAEVALVAAKTKVAPLKLMTIPRLELQACVQGARLMKFVVDGHNFGITKRFLWTDSTVALSWINSDPCRFRPFVAHRVSEIQEYTQQMEWQWVPSDKNPADEASKWGVGPYFCSNSIWFSGPEFLCKPEDEWIDWEIPHHRVQQCKDELRSLYIHQEFFIPEPIVDVSRFSSWNRLHRSVAYVYRFIVNSKRNRNYQTGDLTQNELQEAEKILIRSVQWECFAEEMATLSRNQKVADTERRALDKTSKMYQLTPTLDEVGILRIDGRIGAASCASRDLKFPIILPKSHHLTHLIIDRQHRILLHANNETVVNEVRQRFHVPNLRAQVKKVVENCQYCRIKKAVPRVPQMAALPLARLSPYVRPFSYVGVDYFGPLFVKVGRSSVKRWVALFTCMTIRAVHVEMVHNLTTESCIRSVRRFVCRRGAPLEIHSDNATNFQGAERVLREQINAGLTRTFTSTTTKWRFIPPTAPHMGGAWERMVRSIETAIISAYNDERMNDESLHTLLLEAESLVNSRPLTYLPLDSEEQEALTPNHFLLGSSSGSKEECSVTTSDSVMLKQSWNKIQGCMDRFWSRWIREYLPVLTKRTKWFGETRNAQVDDLVLVLDDTRKNNWNRGRILEVITGKDGTVR, encoded by the coding sequence ATGGAGAAAGATCATATCCTACGAGAAAACATTTTACGTCAAATTCGAGAGTATCAGGTGAAGGGTTACGCGCACCGAGCTTCACCTGAGGAGATGACTAACTTTGATCCCCGTAGAATCTGGTTCTTGCCGCTAGGAGCTGTAGTAAACCCGAAGAAGCCCGGGAAGGTCCGATTGATATGGGATGCTTCTTCAAAGGTTGATGGTATCTCCTTAAACACACTACTCCTCAAAGGTCCCGACGAGCTCACTTCGCTGCTGCACGTGTTGTTCCGTTTCCGACAATTTCCTGTGGCAGTGACCGCCGACATCAAGGAAATGTTCCACCAATTAAAAATAAGAGGAATGGATAAATGTGCACAACTTTTTCTATGGCGGGACGATCCTGGCAAACAACCAGACGTAGCAGTATTTGGAGCGACATGTTCACCTGCTATGGCCCAATACGTTAAAAACGTGAATGCAAAGAGATTTTCTCAGGATTTCCCGAGAGCCGTGGAAGGGATCATCCAATGTCACTATGTGGACGACTATCTGGATAGTTTTCTGACTATTGAAGAAGCAAAAAAGGTAGCGTCGGAGGTGAAAGCAATCCACAAAAGTGGCGGATTTGAGATTCGAGGATGGGGATCAAACTTTGATGAGATTCCATTTTATCTTGGAGAGCCTAAGGAGACTGTCGTAAAAAACCTTGGGGTAATGAATGGGGAAGAAACAGAACGAGTTCTGGGTATGCAGTGGCTTACGGAGAGAGATGAACTTAAATATTCCACCGAGATGAGAGCGGATATAACGGATCTGATCGCTAGTAGCGCGATACCAACCAAACGGCAGGTACTTAGATGCCTAATGACACTATTTGATCCGCTTGGTTTGGCGGCACCGTATGTTGTACACGGGAAAATCCTGTTGCAGGACATATGGCGTGCAGGATCAGATTGGGACGAGCCAATCGCTGAGTCATCATTCGAGCGTTGGCAAATCTGGACCGCAATGCTCAGGAGTATTAATGGAGTGCGTATCCCTCGTAGCTACTTTAGAAGTATTTCTGGGGAATGCATGCATGATATTCAAATTCACACATTCGTCGACGCGAGTCCGGCTGCTTACGCGTGCGTTTCATATTTGCGCGTCGTGAATTCTGATGGGAAAGCAGAAGTTGCTTTGGTTGCAGCAAAAACGAAAGTTGCGCCTTTAAAACTAATGACAATCCCGAGGCTCGAGTTACAAGCCTGTGTGCAGGGGGCCCGCCTTATGAAGTTCGTCGTAGACGGTCACAACTTTGGGATAACCAAGAGGTTCCTGTGGACAGATTCAACAGTGGCGTTGAGCTGGATCAATTCGGATCCGTGTAGATTTCGACCGTTCGTTGCACATCGCGTGAGTGAAATCCAGGAGTATACGCAACAAATGGAGTGGCAATGGGTGCCATCAGATAAGAATCCCGCTGACGAAGCATCAAAATGGGGAGTTGGTCCCTACTTCTGTTCGAATAGTATCTGGTTTAGCGGACCAGAATTCCTTTGTAAGCCCGAGGATGAATGGATCGACTGGGAGATACCGCATCATCGAGTGCAACAATGCAAAGACGAACTGCGATCACTATACATACATCAAGAGTTTTTCATTCCGGAACCGATCGTCGATGTCAGCCGATTTTCGTCCTGGAATCGTTTGCATCGTTCCGTTGCTTATGTCTACCGATTTATCGTCAATTCGAAACGAAACCGCAATTACCAAACTGGTGATCTAACACAGAACGAGTTACAGGAGGCTGAAAAAATTTTGATTCGATCGGTACAGTGGGAGTGTTTTGCAGAAGAGATGGCAACATTATCTAGAAATCAAAAAGTAGCTGATACTGAACGTCGTGCTCTGGACAAGACCAGCAAAATGTATCAACTTACACCGACTTTGGATGAAGTAGGCATCCTACGAATAGATGGTAGGATAGGAGCGGCTTCTTGCGCTTCAAGAGATCTCAAATTCCCCATCATATTGCCAAAATCACATCACCTAACTCATCTAATCATCGATCGACAGCACCGTATTCTGCTACACGCGAACAATGAGACAGTGGTCAATGAAGTTCGCCAACGTTTCCACGTTCCGAATTTACGAGCCCAGGTGAAGAAAGTAGTTGAAAACTGTCAATACTGTAGGATAAAAAAAGCAGTCCCACGAGTTCCTCAAATGGCAGCTTTACCATTAGCCAGATTATCTCCGTATGTACGCCCTTTCAGTTATGTAGGGGTTGATTACTTTGGGCCTTTATTCGTGAAAGTTGGAAGAAGTAGTGTGAAGCGCTGGGTGGCGCTTTTCACATGTATGACAATTCGTGCTGTCCATGTGGAGATGGTCCACAATTTAACCACTGAGTCCTGTATCCGAAGCGTGCGCCGTTTCGTCTGTCGTCGTGGAGCTCCCCTAGAAATACACAGTGACAATGCTACAAATTTTCAAGGTGCAGAAAGAGTTTTGAGGGAGCAAATCAATGCTGGACTAACTAGAACCTTCACAAGTACAACAACTAAGTGGCGATTCATCCCTCCTACTGCCCCACACATGGGAGGTGCGTGGGAGCGGATGGTAAGGTCGATAGAAACTGCTATTATCTCGGCGTATAACGATGAACGAATGAATGATGAATCTCTGCATACATTGCTATTGGAAGCGGAATCGCTAGTGAATAGTAGGCCCTTGACGTACTTACCTCTGGACTCTGAGGAACAAGAGGCTCTTACTCCTAACCACTTCCTTCTAGGGAGTTCATCTGGTTCAAAAGAGGAATGCAGCGTAACCACAAGCGAtagtgtgatgctaaaacaatcaTGGAATAAGATTCAAGGATGCATGGATCGATTTTGGTCGCGTTGGATCAGAGAGTACTTGCCAGTACTCACAAAACGTACAAAATGGTTTGGTGAGACGAGGAATGCGCAAGTGGATGACCTTGTACTGGTGTTGGATGATACCAGAAAAAACAATTGGAATCGAGGTCGAATATTGGAGGTGATAACCGGAAAAGATGGCACCGTTAGATAA